In a genomic window of Periophthalmus magnuspinnatus isolate fPerMag1 chromosome 3, fPerMag1.2.pri, whole genome shotgun sequence:
- the trpm7 gene encoding transient receptor potential cation channel subfamily M member 7 isoform X2, whose amino-acid sequence MSQKPWIENTFCKRECVYMLTVSREPHRCLPGCQICQQLVRCYCGRLARQHGFTASIATKYSDARLGENANLSVPELEEWSLEKHTEASPTDAYGVINFQGGSHSYRAKYVRLSYDSRPENILRLMLKEWHMELPKILISVHGGVQNFDLHPRIKQVVGKGLIKAAVTTGAWIFTEGVNTGVAKHVGVALKEHCSRSSKKICTVGIAPWGVIENKDDLIGRDIIAPYQTLLNPLSKLNVLNNLHSHFLLVDDGTVGKYGAEVKLRRDLEKHINLQRIHARIGQGVPVVALILEGGPNVILTVLEYLQETPPVPVVVCEGTGRAADILAYVHKQTEEGGNLPDGVETDIIATIKKTFNFSQSETIHLFQNLMECMKSKELITVFSSSEEHQDIDVAILRALLQGTNASPFDQLVLTMAWDRVDIAKNHVFIYGQQLVVSSLEQAMLDALVMDRVEFVKLLIENGVSMHRFLTISRLEELYNTKQHPNNPTLLHLVRDVKQSHLPPNYKITLIDVGLVIEFLMGGTYRCNYTRKRFRIIYNNLHANNRRSGRHIPGPGSHLRKTHESFSMQADKKEKTRHNQFIKTAQPYKPKPETSMDQNKKRTKEEIVDIDDPETRRFPYPFNELLVWAVLLKRQKMAQFFWQQGEENMAKALVACKLCRSMGYEAKKSDVVDDTSEEFKEYSNEFGTLAVDLLEQSFRQDETMAMKLLTYELKNWSNSTCLKLAVSSHLRPFVAHNSTQMLLSDMWMGRLNMRKNSWYKVILSILVPPAILLLEYKSKAEMAHIPQTQDDHQMTMEDSESNFQNTIEDIQMDVFKESRTHDHVEGKNDMETQIRSRKLPLTRKIYAFYHAPIVKFWANTLFYIAFLMLYSYVVLVRMPEWPSPQEWIVILYIFSSAIEKIREMFMSEAGKISQKIKVWFGEYFNVSDFVAILTFFIGFGLRLGGEDTRNPGRTVYCLNIIFWYVRLLDILAVNQQAGPYVMMIAKMVANMFYIVVIMAIVLLSYGVPRKAILYPHEDPSWTLAKDVVFQPYWMMYGEVYAYEIDVCANNSDSNVKNLCAAGVWLTPLLQAVYLFVQYILMVNLLIAFFNNVYIQVKSISNLVWKYQRYHFIMAYHEKPVLPPPFILLCHIYSLFCMCRKRKKENTYGPKLFLTEEDQKKLHDFEEQCVETYFHEKDDKFHSGSEERIRLTSERVETMCMQLKEVGNRVNYIKRSLHTLDSQIGHLQDLSALTVDTLKTLTAQRASEASKVHNQITRELSLSKNVVPSIAPVPMDTGPLSKSSVIGKCSLGPYFGSSYPQTGVNMADSLFGASSEAGRRFIGKDPSLSPEKRGLFGLGPSAVEAGSLSSAGPSAFVQSAVALSPPELPLRGHSLTQSKLSRPYEPGFSDSPSSLPNVPSGGALFHISSTPSSQPQMTSSGFDQAPMQLESTAVEFGAFVGHKDSLEVEDSSPKPGCSTQQTPDAQTRPQSESHGHMRAVNSYAGFTEFGRNPGFLHPDSTLKRDKSRVSAEDILIHEDPRTTLLERVQIKSAQTSRLQAPGEDTLNAIGSPFKPMENYQYSAVERNNLMRLSQSIPFTPVPPKGEPVTVYRLEESSPNTINNSMSSWAQRGLSAKIEFLSKEEMGGGLRRALKVLCTWSEYDMLKPGHLYIVKSFLPEVVQTWQSIYKEETVLHLCLREIQQQRAAQKLTFAFNQIRPKTIPYSPRFLEVFLLYCHSAGQWFAIEECITGEFRKFNNNNGEEIVPTNLLEETMLAFSHWTYEYTRGELLVLDLQGVGEILTDPSVIKSGEKGSYDMIFGPANLGDDAIRNFRAKHHCNSCCRKLKLPDLKRNEYTPDKVSFPQDDPANPGGGVKESHQSLRLML is encoded by the exons ATG TCCCAGAAACCCTGGATAGAGAACACATTCTGCAAGCGAGAATGTGTGTATATGCTCACTGTGTCCAGAGAGCCCCACAG ATGCCTTCCAGGATGTCAGATTTGCCAACAGCTTGTTCG GTGCTACTGTGGGCGACTTGCACGGCAACATGGCTTTACAGCGAGCATTGCTACAAAATATTCGGACGCGAGGTTGGGTGAAAATGCCAACCTGTCAGTGCCCGAGCTGGAGGAGTGGTCATTGGAGAAACACACAGAGGCCAGTCCCACAGATGCCTACGGTGTCATCAACTTCCAGGGAGGCTCTCACTCGTACAGAGCCAAG TATGTGCGTCTATCCTATGACTCGCGGCCTGAGAACATCTTGCGTTTAATGTTGAAGGAGTGGCACATGGAACTTCCTAAAATCTTGATATCTGTCCATGGAGGAGTTCAGAATTTTGATCTTCACCCCCGCATCAAGCAGGTGGTGGGAAAAGGTCTTATAAAAGCTGCAGTCACCACTGGGGCCTGGATTTTCACTGAAGGTGTCAACACAG GAGTAGCAAAGCATGTTGGGGTTGCTCTCAAAGAGCATTGCTCAAGATCTTCTAAGAAAATATGCACTGTTGGCATTGCTCCATGGGGAGTCATTGAAAACAAGGATGATCTCATCGGCAGAGAT ATTATCGCTCCTTACCAAACACTACTGAACCCTCTCAGTAAACTCAACGTTCTCAATAATCTGCATTCTCATTTCCTGTTGGTGGATGATGGCACGGTGGGGAAGTATGGAGCAGAGGTCAAACTGCGCCGAGACCTGGAGAAGCACATTAACCTCCAAAGGATACATGCTC GTATTGGTCAGGGTGTACCTGTGGTGGCCTTAATCTTAGAAGGAGGCCCTAATGTGATCTTGACTGTCCTGGAGTATCTTCAGGAGACTCCTCCAGTCCCTGTGGTGGTGTGTGAAGGCACAGGCCGTGCTGCTGACATACTGGCCTATGTCCATAAGCAAACTGAGGAGGGAGG aaaCCTTCCTGATGGAGTGGAGACTGACATCATTGCAActataaagaaaacatttaacttCAGCCAGAGTGAGACCATCCACCTATTTCAGAACCTAATGGAGTGTATGAAGAGCAAAGAACTG ATAACTGTGTTTTCAAGTTCAGAAGAACATCAGGACATTGATGTAGCTATCCTGAGAGCCTTACTTCAAG GTACAAATGCATCTCCCTTTGATCAGCTAGTCCTGACAATGGCTTGGGACCGTGTTGACATTGCCAAGAATCACGTGTTTATTTATGGACAGCAGCTAGTG GTGAGTTCTCTTGAGCAGGCTATGCTGGACGCACTTGTGATGGACAGAGTGGAGTTTGTGAAACTGCTTATAGAAAATGGTGTGAGCATGCACCGGTTTTTAACCATCAGCCGACTTGAGGAGCTTTACAACACT aaacAGCACCCAAACAACCCTACACTTTTACACCTGGTTCGGGATGTGAAACAG AGCCATCTCCCTCCAAACTATAAGATCACACTAATAGATGTCGGCCTGGTTATTGAGTTTCTGATGGGTGGGACTTACAGGTGCAATTATACTCGGAAACGCTTCAGAATCATTTACAACAATCTCCATGCCAACAACCGG CGGTCAGGGCGGCACATACCAGGTCCTGGTTCCCATTTACGAAAGACTCATGAGTCTTTTAGCATGCAAGCTGACAAGAAGGAAAAAACAAGGCACAACCAATTTATCAAGACAGCACAGCCATATAAACCAAAG CCTGAGACATCTatggatcaaaacaaaaaaagaaccaAGGAGGAAATCGTGGACATTGATGATCCGGAGACACGGCGTTTTCCTTACCCTTTCAACGAGCTTCTTGTGTGGGCTGTGCTTCTGAAGAGGCAGAAAATGGCACAGTTCTTTTGGCAGCAAGGAGAAGAAAACATGGCCAAAGCATTGGTGGCCTGCAAACTCTGTCGATCCATGGGCTATGAGGCTAAAAAAAGTGATGTTGTAGATGACACATCTGAGGAGTTTAAAGAATATTCAAA TGAGTTTGGAACCCTGGCTGTAGATCTACTGGAACAGTCCTTCAGACAGGATGAGACAATGGCCATGAAGCTGCTAACCTACGAGCTCAAAAACTGGAGTAATTCCACCTGCCTCAAACTGGCTGTTTCATCCCACCTTCGGCCATTCGTGGCTCATAACAGCACCCAGATGCTGCTGTCAGATATGTGGATGGGGCGGCTAAACATGCGGAAGAACTCCTGGTATAAG GTGATTCTGAGTATCCTGGTGCCTCCTGCCATCCTGCTGTTGGAGTACAAATCTAAAGCTGAGATGGCTCATATTCCTCAGACGCAAGATGATCATCAGATGACAATGGAAGACAGTGAAAGTAACTTCCAAAACACAATTgaagacattcaaatg GATGTGTTTAAAGAAAGCAGAACACATGACCATGTTGAGGGTAAAAATGACATGGAAACTCAAATTCGGTCCAGAAAACTTCCTTTAACCCGGAAAATCTATGCCTTCTATCATGCTCCCATAGTAAAATTCTGGGCCAACACG CTTTTCTACATTGCCTTCCTGATGCTCTACTCGTATGTGGTACTGGTCAGAATGCCTGAATGGCCTTCCCCCCAGGAGTGGATTGTCATTCTCTACATATTTTCATCTGCCATTGAAAAGATTCGGGAG ATGTTCATGTCTGAGGCTGGCAAAATAAGTCAGAAGATAAAAGTGTGGTTTGgtgaatattttaatgtttccGACTTTGTGGCAATTCTGACTTTCTTCATTGGCTTTGGTCTGAGGCTGGGTGGAGAGGATACCCGCAACCCTGGAAGGACAGTTTATTGTCTCAATATCATCTTCTGGTATGTGAGACTGCTCGATATACTCGCTGTCAACCAACAAGCTGGACCCTATGTCATGATGATTGCTAAAATG GTGGCCAACATGTTTTACATAGTGGTGATTATGGCTATCGTGCTGCTAAGTTATGGGGTACCCAGAAAAGCCATTCTGTACCCACATGAAGATCCCAGTTGGACGCTGGCCAAAGATGTGGTGTTCCAACCATATTGGATGATGTATGGGGAGGTGTATGCCTATGAAATCGATG TCTGTGCCAACAACAGTGATAGTAATGTTAAGAATTTATGTGCAGCTGGAGTTTGGCTGACTCCTCTGCTGCAAGCTGTTTACCTCTTTGTACAGTATATTCTAATGGTTAACCTCCTCATTGCCTTTTTCAA taaCGTCTACATTCAAGTGAAGTCCATCTCAAACCTTGTGTGGAAATACCAGCGATACCATTTTATCATGGCCTACCATGAGAAGCCTGTTCTGCCACCTCCATTTATTCTCCTTTGCCATATATACTCTCTGTTCTGCATGTGTAGGAAGCGGAAGAAGGAGAACACTTATGGACCAA aGCTATTTCTCACTGAGGAAGACCAAAAGAAGCTTCATGATTTTGAAGAGCAGTGTGTGGAGACATACTTTCATGAAAAGGATGATAAGTTTCACTCTGGGAGTGAGGAACGCATACGCCTTACCTCTGAAAG AGTTGAGACCATGTGTATGCAACTAAAAGAAGTTGGGAACAGGGTCAACTACATTAAACGTTCTTTGCACACACTGGATTCTCAGATTGGCCACCTCCAGGATCTCTCAGCTTTGACGGTGGACACTCTTAAGACCCTCACTGCTCAGAGAGCGTCAGAGGCCAGCAAAGTCCACAATCAGATCACCAGAGAACTGAGCCTTTCCAAAAATGTAGTCCCCAGTATTGCTCCTGTGCCTATGGACACTGGACCTCTCTCCAAATCATCCGTGATTGGAAAATGTAGTTTAGGGCCTTATTTTGGCTCCTCCTATCCTCAGACAGGAGTTAATATGGCAGATTCTCTGTTTGGGGCTTCAAGTGAAGCTGGTCGCAGATTCATTGGAAAGGACCCTAGTCTGAGTCCAGAGAAGAGGGGCTTGTTTGGGCTTGGGCCATCTGCTGTAGAGGCTGGCTCCTTGAGCAGCGCTGGCCCCAGTGCCTTTGTCCAAAGTGCTGTGGCCTTGTCCCCTCCGGAGCTGCCCCTCCGAGGCCACTCTCTCACACAGAGTAAGCTGAGCCGTCCATATGAGCCGGGCTTTTCCGACTCGCCCTCCAGCCTGCCCAATGTGCCCTCAGGTGGGGCTCTCTTCCACATCAGCAGCACCCCCTCCAGCCAACCTCAAATGACTTCCTCTGGTTTTGACCAGGCGCCCATGCAGCTAGAGAGCACAGCTGTAGAGTTTGGGGCGTTTGTGG gACATAAAGACAGTTTGGAGGTCGAAGACTCTTCACCTAAACCTGGCTGTAGCACACAGCAAACGCCAGATGCACAAACCAGACCACAG TCTGAAAGCCATGGTCACATGAGAGCAGTCAACTCTTACGCTGGCTTCACAGAATTTGGCCGAAACCCTGGTTTTCTCCATCCGGACTCAA CTTTGAAGAGGGACAAGAGCAGAGTTTCAGCTGAAGACATTCTCATTCATGAGGACCCCAGAACTACTTTACTG GAAAGGGTTCAAATCAAATCAGCCCAAACTAGTAGGCT ACAAGCACCAGGTGAAGATACTTTGAATG cTATTGGCTCACCGTTTAAACCCATGGAAAATTATCAATACTCAG CTGTGGAGCGGAACAACCTAATGAGGCTGTCCCAAAGCATTCCCTTCACCCCGGTGCCCCCTAAAG GTGAACCTGTCACTGTGTATCGCCTAGAGGAGAGTTCTCCTAACACAATAAACAACAGCATGTCTTCCTGGGCCCAGCGTGGCCTTAGTGCCAAAATTGAGTTCCTTAGTAAAGAGGAGATGGGTGGTGGTCTGCGTCGCGCTCTCAAGGTCCTCTGCACATGGTCCGAGTATGACATGCTCAAACCAGGCCACCTGTACATTGTCAAGTCCTTCCTTCCAGAGGTGGTTCAGACCTGGCAGAGCATCTACAAGGAGGAGACTGTGCTGCATCTTTGTCTCAGG gaAATTCAGCAGCAACGAGCTGCCCAGAAGCTCACATTTGCCTTCAATCAAATCAGGCCTAAAACAATTCCTTATTCACCAAG GTTTCTTGAGGTGTTTCTGCTCTATTGTCACTCTGCTGGACAGTGGTTTGCCATAGAAGAATGCATCACTGGGGAGTTCAGAAAGTTTAACAACAACAACGGAGAGGAGATTGTTCCCACCAATTTATTGGAGGAGACGATGCTGGCTTTCAGCCACTGGACGTATGAGTACACCCGCGGGGAGCTGCTGGTGCTCGACCTGCAGG GGGTTGGGGAGATTTTGACTGATCCATCTGTCATCAAGAGTGGTGAGAAGGG GTCATATGATATGATTTTTGGTCCTGCCAACTTGGGGGATGATGCCATTAGAAATTTTCGTGCAAAACACCACTGCAATTCCTGCTGCCGGAAACTCAAACTTCCTG ACCTGAAGAGAAATGAGTACACTCCGGACAAGGTGTCATTCCCCCAGGATGACCCTGCCAATCCAGGGGGTGGAGTTAAGGAGTCCCACCAGTCCCTGAGGCTCATGCTTTAG